In the genome of Romeriopsis navalis LEGE 11480, one region contains:
- the proC gene encoding pyrroline-5-carboxylate reductase, protein MTIQFGLIGGGVMGEALLARIIAQQVYPANAILVSDPSAPRRAYLTQTYGVNVTTDNQQVMAATKAILLAIKPQIFAPVVAGLQLDQPSETIVMSILAGTPLQQLETAFSQQPVVRVMPNTPAQVGAGMSAIAGGKLATPAHLATAKQILATVGAVVEVPESMLDAVTGLSGSGPGYVALIVEAMADGGVAAGLPRPIAMQLAIQTVLGTATLLQETGMHPGQLKDQVTSPGGTTIAGIAHLEQQGMRSALIEAVRTATNRAKELGKQ, encoded by the coding sequence AATTTGGTTTGATTGGCGGCGGTGTAATGGGTGAGGCGCTACTGGCACGGATTATTGCCCAGCAGGTCTACCCGGCAAATGCAATTTTAGTCAGTGACCCCTCTGCTCCAAGGCGGGCTTATCTAACGCAGACGTATGGGGTCAACGTAACGACCGATAATCAGCAAGTCATGGCCGCGACCAAGGCGATCCTATTAGCCATCAAGCCCCAAATTTTTGCGCCTGTTGTCGCTGGCCTCCAGCTGGATCAACCCTCTGAAACAATTGTGATGTCGATTCTGGCGGGCACCCCGCTCCAGCAACTCGAAACTGCCTTTAGCCAACAGCCGGTAGTCCGCGTCATGCCAAATACGCCAGCCCAAGTCGGGGCGGGCATGAGCGCAATTGCCGGCGGCAAACTTGCCACCCCGGCGCATCTTGCCACCGCCAAGCAAATTCTCGCAACCGTCGGTGCGGTCGTCGAAGTGCCGGAATCAATGCTCGATGCCGTTACCGGTCTATCCGGTTCAGGGCCAGGCTACGTCGCACTGATCGTCGAAGCCATGGCCGATGGGGGTGTTGCGGCTGGGCTGCCACGCCCGATCGCCATGCAACTAGCAATTCAAACGGTACTGGGGACAGCCACATTACTCCAGGAAACTGGCATGCATCCCGGTCAACTCAAAGATCAAGTCACCAGTCCCGGTGGTACAACGATCGCGGGGATTGCCCACCTGGAGCAGCAAGGCATGCGATCGGCACTGATCGAAGCCGTTCGCACTGCGACTAACCGCGCCAAAGAACTCGGTAAACAGTAA
- a CDS encoding DUF1824 family protein, with translation MMRDEAVKLLRLFTCIDQLPAAKIPTHEAIRDALAIVREHSDYQIFGICAESLAQGQQAMIAYIKAFDYKFVPEVPPIEGPIYIKYNPNRRSCHSDTYIGQQRGVLVSCQSAYDDDINELFGHLPLDLF, from the coding sequence ATGATGCGTGACGAAGCGGTTAAACTCCTGCGCCTCTTTACCTGTATTGATCAACTACCCGCCGCAAAGATTCCGACCCATGAGGCGATTCGGGATGCGTTGGCGATCGTGCGGGAACATTCCGACTATCAAATCTTCGGAATCTGCGCTGAGAGTCTAGCCCAGGGGCAGCAAGCGATGATTGCGTATATCAAGGCGTTTGACTATAAATTTGTCCCAGAGGTGCCACCAATTGAAGGCCCGATATATATCAAATACAATCCCAACCGGCGCAGTTGTCATAGCGATACCTATATTGGCCAACAGCGCGGCGTTTTGGTCTCCTGCCAATCAGCCTACGATGACGATATTAATGAACTGTTTGGCCATTTGCCGCTCGATTTGTTTTGA
- a CDS encoding ATP-dependent helicase: MTAPPITATQSISQPDQMAQLSAKLTELRDRLRPGQREIADWNGGRLAVSAVPGAGKSTGMAVAAAITIAVNQLHQRKQLVVVTFTRSATANIKSKIRNHLKDLGLPAGGFTVQTLHGLAWTIARAYPEFSSIDPEAVLITPNQAHRLIRSTVERWISGNPALYQRLVEGTAFDGEETERLRRQSVLRTEILPAIAATVIHEAKSSGLSPDDLVEQSHFSHDDYQILTIAAGLYEQYQEQLQLNNWIDYDEMILSALRVLENPSIRQRWQEQCFAVFEDEAQDSSPLQTRLLEMLAITPDGEQQNLVRVGDPNQAINSTFTPADPVFFREFCASCQVDDRLAEMHLAGRSSEAIITAANFMLEWTNSLWEQARPLSHDSEIGAKNLPSSNLGALAEPPFRSQLIQIVPADDPQPNANPAPEGTGLEIHTPPDINDSIARIGQRVINLFAANPQGQAAILVRTNDQGKYITKNLRELFADQIEILEVGESDRRSQIPAEMLALLQFIDRPHSPDNLKAALSVLMQRRRIPSQDLNRLAAAPEQFLYPMSIDPQLSEAAKTASRFCKSLLKARMELPTYQLITFLAYTLDYEQTELATADKLSERILQQTRENSLGEMLALLGEIVSSEQFEPVDADGDTDKYTKAQQLTIITMHKAKGLDWDYVFIPFLHENMIPGNPYVPQQVQFLGGFTLAEVARAQIRSTVHNHPIPDLETAWERAGALKTAEEFRLLYVAMTRAKRLLWISAAKQAPFVWSKPENLQERPMCPVIPAMMRQFPQAVVSDDDAVDF, encoded by the coding sequence ATGACTGCCCCGCCGATTACCGCTACTCAATCGATATCTCAGCCGGATCAAATGGCGCAGCTGAGCGCTAAATTAACGGAATTGCGTGATCGACTACGACCCGGACAACGCGAGATTGCCGATTGGAACGGTGGGCGGTTGGCCGTCTCCGCCGTCCCCGGTGCGGGTAAATCAACCGGGATGGCAGTCGCCGCTGCAATTACGATTGCCGTCAACCAACTGCATCAGCGGAAACAATTAGTCGTCGTAACGTTTACCCGATCCGCCACCGCCAATATTAAGTCCAAAATTCGCAACCACCTTAAAGATCTCGGCTTACCCGCGGGTGGGTTTACCGTGCAGACATTGCATGGATTAGCTTGGACAATTGCCCGCGCCTATCCAGAATTTTCGTCGATCGATCCCGAAGCAGTATTAATTACCCCAAATCAAGCACATCGACTGATCCGCAGCACAGTCGAACGTTGGATAAGTGGGAATCCGGCTCTGTATCAACGATTAGTTGAAGGTACAGCATTTGATGGTGAAGAGACAGAACGGTTGCGACGACAATCGGTATTACGCACGGAGATCTTGCCAGCGATCGCCGCAACCGTCATTCATGAAGCAAAAAGTTCTGGGTTATCGCCTGATGATTTGGTGGAACAGAGTCACTTTTCCCATGATGATTACCAAATCTTGACGATCGCAGCTGGGTTATATGAGCAATACCAAGAGCAATTACAACTGAATAACTGGATTGATTATGACGAAATGATCCTCTCAGCACTACGGGTATTAGAAAATCCCAGCATTCGGCAACGGTGGCAGGAACAATGTTTTGCCGTATTTGAAGACGAAGCGCAGGATTCTAGTCCATTGCAAACAAGATTGTTGGAAATGTTGGCAATTACACCGGATGGGGAACAACAAAACCTCGTGAGAGTAGGGGATCCGAACCAAGCGATCAACTCGACTTTTACCCCCGCTGATCCTGTTTTCTTTCGGGAATTTTGTGCCAGTTGTCAGGTCGACGATCGTCTGGCCGAAATGCATCTTGCCGGACGCAGTAGTGAGGCCATTATTACCGCCGCAAATTTCATGTTGGAGTGGACCAATAGTTTGTGGGAACAGGCTAGACCACTGAGCCATGACTCAGAAATCGGGGCGAAAAATTTACCCAGTTCTAATCTCGGTGCATTAGCGGAACCCCCATTTCGATCGCAGTTGATCCAAATCGTCCCAGCCGATGATCCACAGCCGAATGCTAACCCAGCGCCAGAAGGCACCGGTCTGGAAATTCATACGCCACCCGACATTAATGACTCGATCGCCCGGATTGGCCAACGCGTAATCAACCTCTTTGCGGCAAATCCTCAAGGTCAAGCCGCCATCTTGGTCCGGACAAATGATCAGGGTAAATATATTACGAAAAATTTACGCGAACTATTTGCGGATCAAATCGAAATTTTGGAAGTGGGGGAGAGCGATCGACGCTCCCAAATTCCCGCCGAAATGTTGGCCTTGCTGCAATTTATCGATCGGCCACATTCCCCAGATAATCTCAAGGCAGCATTATCGGTGTTGATGCAACGACGCCGGATCCCGAGTCAAGATTTAAATCGCTTAGCCGCTGCACCCGAGCAATTTCTTTATCCGATGTCGATCGATCCGCAACTGAGTGAAGCAGCAAAAACAGCTAGCCGGTTTTGCAAAAGCCTCTTGAAAGCCCGGATGGAACTGCCGACCTATCAACTGATCACATTTCTCGCTTATACATTAGATTACGAGCAAACGGAACTGGCCACTGCCGATAAGTTATCCGAACGCATCCTGCAGCAAACCCGCGAGAACTCATTGGGCGAAATGCTCGCACTGTTGGGTGAGATTGTCAGTTCTGAACAGTTTGAACCAGTCGATGCCGACGGTGACACCGATAAATACACCAAGGCTCAACAGCTCACGATTATTACGATGCATAAAGCCAAGGGATTAGATTGGGATTATGTATTCATCCCGTTCCTGCATGAGAATATGATTCCCGGTAATCCTTATGTGCCGCAACAAGTGCAATTTCTCGGTGGGTTCACCTTAGCCGAAGTGGCCCGCGCCCAGATTCGCTCAACAGTCCATAATCATCCCATTCCCGATCTAGAAACCGCGTGGGAACGTGCCGGGGCACTCAAAACCGCCGAAGAATTTCGGCTACTCTATGTTGCGATGACTCGGGCCAAACGCCTGCTCTGGATATCGGCGGCCAAGCAAGCACCCTTCGTTTGGAGTAAACCCGAAAATCTGCAGGAACGACCAATGTGTCCCGTTATTCCAGCGATGATGCGACAGTTTCCACAGGCAGTGGTGAGCGATGATGATGCCGTCGATTTTTAA
- a CDS encoding NAD-dependent epimerase/dehydratase family protein, translating into MVTSVMKALVTGANGFTGSHLVRALLDRGIAVVAYVRESSDLSRLDGLAIDYQYGDITNTEKLTEAMQGVDWLFHLAAYVELGIVDAAKMQRANVQGTQAVLAAMQAANVSKMIYCSTIGIFGDTQGETIDETFVRTQKEFSSAYDETKYAAQQLVNQAVANGAHIVSVMPSGIFGADDPHFIPVLKSFKKGVLKVWAGGDRVTGIVHVDDLVEGMLLAIEQAQSGEYFILSASDLTSREMFDVFSQETGVPVPIEAPKPVVKVVANILDVIGRTIGWQPPIDRERAHYVYDRCVRVTGAKAMRELGWKPRSAEQTLREIARSV; encoded by the coding sequence GTGGTCACATCTGTTATGAAAGCCTTAGTCACTGGTGCAAACGGATTTACGGGTTCCCATTTGGTGCGGGCTTTGCTCGATCGTGGGATTGCGGTAGTGGCCTATGTGCGGGAGTCCAGTGATTTGTCGCGGTTGGATGGATTAGCGATTGATTACCAATATGGCGACATTACTAATACTGAGAAATTGACCGAAGCCATGCAGGGTGTAGATTGGCTGTTTCACCTAGCGGCTTATGTCGAGTTAGGAATTGTTGATGCCGCGAAAATGCAGCGGGCGAACGTCCAGGGCACGCAGGCGGTCCTTGCTGCAATGCAAGCGGCGAATGTCTCAAAGATGATCTATTGCAGCACGATCGGGATCTTTGGCGATACGCAAGGTGAAACGATTGATGAAACGTTTGTGCGAACGCAGAAGGAATTTTCGTCAGCCTATGATGAGACGAAGTATGCGGCGCAGCAGTTAGTAAATCAGGCGGTGGCGAATGGCGCGCATATTGTGAGTGTGATGCCGTCGGGAATTTTCGGTGCGGATGATCCGCATTTTATTCCAGTGCTGAAGTCTTTTAAAAAAGGTGTGCTGAAGGTGTGGGCCGGGGGGGATCGGGTGACCGGAATTGTCCATGTTGATGATTTGGTGGAGGGGATGCTGTTGGCGATCGAACAGGCCCAATCGGGGGAGTACTTTATCCTCTCGGCCAGTGATTTGACCTCACGGGAGATGTTTGATGTCTTCAGTCAGGAAACGGGGGTGCCGGTGCCGATCGAAGCACCAAAGCCGGTGGTGAAAGTAGTGGCGAATATTTTGGATGTGATTGGTCGGACAATTGGCTGGCAACCGCCGATCGATCGTGAGCGGGCGCATTATGTTTACGATCGCTGCGTGCGCGTGACGGGAGCGAAAGCCATGCGGGAGTTAGGTTGGAAACCGCGATCGGCGGAGCAGACACTACGGGAAATCGCACGATCGGTTTAA
- a CDS encoding cytochrome b: protein MAKASRNRYRKVTVSPAFPFPHAAMSQAIRPKPRLTSAFQRLMSVHWWMALCYLILFIGGTGMSQLPREVTFRGMLYDFHKSIGILSIALLTWRIFVLLQVWWKKYSKRWPKFTPKWWQTFALHTALYGFMWAVPIAGVLLSNSFKANNVKFFGLVLPDIFPQDKAMIDVGRNLHFWLAYTFLGFVILHTIAQWKVVRANWRRFQNFTAQLKQQQRS, encoded by the coding sequence GTGGCCAAAGCCTCACGTAATCGCTATCGTAAAGTTACCGTCTCACCAGCCTTCCCCTTTCCCCACGCCGCCATGAGCCAAGCCATTCGCCCAAAACCCCGTTTGACCTCCGCTTTCCAGCGGTTAATGTCCGTACATTGGTGGATGGCCCTGTGCTATCTCATCCTGTTTATCGGCGGCACCGGTATGTCGCAACTGCCAAGGGAAGTCACATTTCGCGGCATGCTATACGACTTCCACAAGTCGATCGGGATCCTCAGCATCGCCCTCCTGACCTGGCGGATTTTTGTCTTACTCCAAGTCTGGTGGAAAAAATACAGCAAGCGCTGGCCGAAATTCACGCCCAAATGGTGGCAGACCTTCGCACTGCATACTGCGCTTTACGGCTTTATGTGGGCCGTGCCGATCGCGGGGGTGCTGCTATCGAATTCCTTCAAAGCAAACAATGTCAAATTCTTTGGGCTCGTTCTACCCGACATTTTCCCCCAGGACAAGGCCATGATCGATGTCGGACGGAATCTCCATTTTTGGCTCGCCTACACCTTTCTCGGATTTGTCATTTTGCATACGATCGCTCAATGGAAAGTCGTCCGCGCTAACTGGCGACGGTTCCAGAACTTTACGGCACAACTAAAGCAGCAACAGCGGTCTTAG
- a CDS encoding plasmid replication protein, CyRepA1 family encodes MSKHCNRSFGSDPQLRQFVLRKTPIGDPTATSSDAFVSSIVGRQVATDHEQEWIDSGVDPVITRLNVQTIVDSQIDPYSHEVAYPIAERLNWKVTTRSLARKRAAQNLRGWWVNGVDPLNEWQPMAWGRFKPDAATPIIDRTKGKPAKYLSPSLGKGSSRLVLLDVPFRIWQKIADRYQMQISRKDLRQGFWQWVWQSGVPIVLTEGEKKAGCLLTAGYVAISLPGIFGGYRREGNRLIPELAFFATTGRQFHVCFDYETKPLVAHNIFLATCRLGQLLTRAGGEVQVMSMPGPEKGVDDLIVSQGVEAFDQLYADAQEWSLWQTSRLWSLTYPATVELDQPYLGDLDYPETGLAFVKSAKGTGKTTALKSLVQRAITQERKVLVITHRIQLGRAICKSVEIDWITELHESHEQDFHGFGLCIDSLHPNSQAKFEPSAWDGAIVILDEVEQVIWHAMNSATCYNARVRILETLKELLQHVLLTGGLVLAQDADLSDLSINYLKQLALSSTESFATELSQINPWIVVNRWQKTTTHAVHSYDTKTPAALLSKLPEILEQGAVFIALDSQKARGRWSSKNLETYCRKAFPDKRILRIDSETVGNSEHAAFGISHRINEVVAQYDIVLATPTIGTGVSIDVKGHFKAVFGIFQGVIADTEARQAIARVRDDVPRYLWAAKFGPGKIGNGSCFYRDLAQSKAKSVRYNIMLLREVDFDLDQQSDPIALRTWAKMAARVNLSLWQFRESFKNGMRREGKQVTTVTDDPMKLLGVAELTPEQQRDLMAGRLCVPGYEFLAAQHDLELITQIKQTLTKVRSANQKAEAEAVASSPEIDQAKYSEIAEKKGKTNQQRHSKRKHELQSRYAVEVTPELTMKDEKGWYQQLLLHYYVTHDPLFVKLRDMQEWQMHLERGAGKVALQDVQLFTAQVAMLKAMGLLQFLDVERKTRATDEEIQRIARLGWEYRQDIRTLFNIRVTEKTPPMTFVQGLLAKMDVKLTAVSRDRAPDGRRGGQRVYRFFLPEDDRAQIFEQWETRDQAMLEAAKSKRRRQRLVPVDDVARSA; translated from the coding sequence ATGTCGAAGCATTGTAACAGGAGTTTTGGCTCCGATCCACAATTGCGTCAATTTGTTCTGCGAAAAACGCCAATTGGCGATCCGACTGCGACTAGTTCGGATGCTTTTGTGTCCTCGATCGTCGGTCGGCAAGTGGCGACTGACCACGAGCAAGAATGGATTGATAGCGGCGTTGATCCCGTGATCACACGCTTGAATGTCCAAACCATAGTGGATTCACAGATCGATCCCTACAGTCATGAAGTGGCCTATCCGATCGCCGAGCGATTGAACTGGAAGGTCACAACCCGGAGTTTGGCCCGCAAACGCGCTGCCCAAAATTTGCGGGGTTGGTGGGTGAATGGCGTGGATCCGTTAAATGAATGGCAGCCAATGGCTTGGGGTCGCTTCAAGCCTGATGCCGCAACCCCGATTATTGATCGTACGAAGGGGAAACCCGCGAAGTATTTAAGTCCCAGTTTAGGCAAAGGCTCCAGTCGTTTGGTGCTGTTGGATGTGCCATTCCGCATTTGGCAAAAAATTGCCGATCGTTATCAGATGCAAATCTCCCGCAAGGATTTGCGTCAAGGGTTTTGGCAGTGGGTGTGGCAGTCGGGTGTGCCGATCGTCCTGACGGAGGGTGAAAAAAAGGCGGGTTGTCTTTTAACGGCTGGTTATGTGGCGATTTCTCTGCCGGGCATTTTTGGCGGCTATCGGCGTGAGGGCAATCGACTCATTCCGGAGCTCGCATTTTTCGCCACCACCGGACGGCAGTTTCATGTGTGTTTTGACTATGAAACGAAGCCCCTCGTAGCCCACAACATTTTCCTTGCGACTTGTCGTTTAGGTCAATTGCTGACCCGCGCCGGTGGTGAGGTGCAGGTTATGTCGATGCCAGGTCCTGAGAAAGGGGTCGATGATTTAATTGTCAGTCAGGGTGTTGAGGCGTTTGATCAGCTGTATGCCGATGCCCAAGAGTGGTCCTTGTGGCAGACCTCCCGACTTTGGTCACTGACCTATCCGGCAACCGTTGAACTGGATCAACCTTACCTGGGTGATTTGGACTATCCCGAAACGGGCCTGGCGTTTGTCAAAAGTGCTAAGGGGACGGGTAAAACTACAGCACTCAAGAGTTTGGTGCAGCGAGCAATTACCCAAGAGCGCAAGGTCTTAGTGATTACGCACCGAATTCAATTGGGGCGGGCTATTTGTAAAAGCGTCGAGATTGATTGGATTACCGAATTGCATGAATCGCATGAACAAGACTTTCACGGTTTTGGTCTTTGTATTGATTCACTGCATCCCAATTCCCAGGCGAAGTTTGAACCATCGGCTTGGGATGGGGCGATCGTCATCCTCGACGAGGTGGAGCAGGTCATTTGGCATGCCATGAATAGTGCGACTTGCTATAACGCGCGGGTCCGCATTCTTGAAACGTTGAAGGAATTGTTGCAGCACGTGCTACTGACGGGTGGTTTGGTGCTGGCCCAAGATGCTGATCTGTCGGACCTCAGCATCAACTATCTGAAGCAACTAGCGCTGAGTTCGACGGAATCATTTGCCACGGAGCTGAGCCAGATTAATCCCTGGATTGTGGTGAATCGCTGGCAAAAAACAACTACACATGCGGTCCATTCATATGACACAAAAACGCCTGCTGCATTGCTCTCTAAGCTACCAGAAATCCTCGAGCAAGGTGCGGTCTTCATCGCCTTGGATTCGCAAAAAGCCCGTGGCCGCTGGAGCTCGAAGAACCTGGAAACCTACTGCCGCAAAGCCTTCCCGGACAAGCGGATTCTCCGGATTGACAGTGAAACCGTTGGTAACTCGGAACATGCTGCCTTTGGTATATCCCATCGCATTAATGAAGTCGTTGCACAATACGATATTGTCCTAGCCACGCCGACGATCGGTACAGGTGTGTCGATCGATGTTAAAGGCCATTTCAAAGCTGTCTTTGGCATTTTCCAAGGGGTGATTGCTGATACCGAGGCGCGTCAGGCGATCGCGCGGGTCCGTGATGATGTGCCGCGTTATCTTTGGGCAGCGAAATTTGGCCCCGGGAAGATTGGCAATGGGAGTTGTTTCTATCGAGATTTGGCCCAGTCGAAGGCGAAATCCGTGCGCTACAACATTATGTTGTTACGGGAAGTTGATTTTGATCTTGACCAGCAGAGTGATCCGATCGCGTTGCGCACTTGGGCCAAAATGGCGGCGCGGGTCAATCTTTCGCTGTGGCAGTTCCGTGAGTCCTTCAAAAATGGGATGCGGCGCGAAGGCAAGCAAGTGACGACGGTGACCGATGATCCGATGAAACTGCTGGGGGTGGCGGAACTCACGCCCGAGCAGCAACGTGATTTGATGGCGGGTCGTCTGTGTGTTCCGGGTTATGAATTTTTGGCGGCGCAGCATGACCTGGAACTGATTACCCAAATTAAGCAGACTCTAACGAAGGTCCGATCGGCGAACCAAAAAGCGGAAGCAGAAGCGGTGGCGAGTTCGCCGGAAATCGATCAGGCTAAGTACAGCGAGATTGCTGAGAAGAAAGGGAAAACCAATCAGCAACGTCATAGTAAGCGTAAGCATGAATTGCAAAGTCGTTATGCGGTGGAAGTTACGCCTGAGTTAACGATGAAGGATGAGAAGGGTTGGTATCAGCAGCTTTTGCTTCACTACTACGTGACGCATGATCCATTGTTTGTCAAACTACGCGATATGCAAGAGTGGCAAATGCATTTGGAACGTGGGGCGGGCAAAGTGGCGTTGCAGGATGTGCAATTGTTCACTGCGCAGGTCGCGATGCTCAAAGCCATGGGGCTACTCCAGTTTTTGGATGTTGAGCGCAAGACACGGGCCACCGACGAAGAGATTCAGCGAATTGCGCGGCTGGGGTGGGAGTATCGCCAGGATATTCGGACTTTGTTCAATATTCGCGTGACGGAGAAAACACCCCCCATGACCTTTGTGCAGGGTCTGCTGGCGAAGATGGATGTGAAACTGACGGCGGTTTCGCGCGATCGAGCCCCCGATGGTCGGCGAGGGGGACAGCGGGTCTATCGGTTTTTCTTGCCCGAGGACGACCGAGCACAGATCTTTGAGCAATGGGAAACTCGCGATCAGGCGATGTTAGAAGCTGCCAAATCCAAACGGCGGCGGCAGCGCTTGGTGCCGGTTGATGATGTTGCACGATCGGCCTAG
- a CDS encoding DNA-methyltransferase yields the protein MSSDARKTQNRSIVLTDNDRQRLQPILLTQAATTGIIQGDMQTIGPQLPTEFVDLLILDPPYNLTKNFKGYTFNQRSVASYNDWLDAVIRLLMPTLKPDASIYICGDWLTSASIFTVASQHFTVRNRITWEREKGRGAKRNWKNSNEDIWFCTRSADYTFNVEAVKLRRRVLAPYRKNDGSPKDWEETDQGSFRDTHPSNFWSDITIPFWSMPENTEHPTQKSEKLIAKLILASSNPGDTVFDPFLGSGTTAVVANKLDRAYLGIEQNQEYCLLAAKRLEMAAQDHTIQGFNDGVFWERNTKSGRSK from the coding sequence ATGTCTTCCGATGCGCGTAAAACCCAAAATCGCTCGATCGTCCTCACCGACAACGATCGTCAACGTTTGCAGCCAATACTCCTCACACAAGCCGCAACCACGGGAATTATTCAAGGGGATATGCAGACGATCGGGCCACAACTGCCCACCGAATTTGTGGATCTGCTGATTCTTGATCCCCCCTATAACCTCACTAAAAACTTCAAAGGCTATACCTTCAATCAACGTAGCGTCGCCAGCTACAATGACTGGCTTGATGCCGTTATCCGGTTGCTGATGCCCACACTCAAGCCCGATGCCAGTATTTATATCTGCGGCGACTGGCTCACCTCAGCCTCGATCTTTACCGTCGCCTCGCAGCATTTCACCGTGCGCAATCGCATTACCTGGGAGCGCGAGAAAGGCCGGGGTGCCAAACGCAACTGGAAAAATTCCAACGAAGACATTTGGTTTTGTACGCGATCGGCGGACTACACCTTCAACGTTGAGGCCGTCAAACTGCGTCGCCGCGTCCTTGCCCCCTACCGCAAAAATGACGGGAGCCCCAAGGACTGGGAAGAAACCGATCAAGGTAGCTTCCGTGATACTCACCCGTCTAACTTCTGGAGCGATATTACGATTCCGTTCTGGTCGATGCCAGAAAATACCGAGCATCCGACGCAAAAGAGCGAAAAATTAATTGCTAAATTAATCCTCGCCAGCAGCAATCCCGGCGATACCGTCTTCGACCCATTTCTCGGTAGCGGTACCACCGCAGTCGTCGCCAATAAACTCGATCGCGCCTACCTCGGCATTGAGCAAAACCAAGAGTATTGTCTCCTGGCCGCCAAACGGCTGGAAATGGCCGCGCAGGACCATACCATCCAAGGCTTCAACGACGGAGTGTTTTGGGAACGCAATACCAAAAGCGGTCGATCCAAATAA
- a CDS encoding glycosyltransferase family 39 protein — protein MRLLARRPQLLLLTVLIVGLILRFLNLTGKPLWMDEVITSIFSLGQTYDAIPIGKTQTVAELTKFLSFNANATCQDITTNVMTQSVHPPVFFCAMHHWLNLMQNTGINLVWQLRSMAALLGVAAISIAYAIGRKAFRSNRIGLASGGVMAVSPFAIYLSQEARHYTLPMLIVMLGLLSLIHIQQDWQQGKINPLIWVGWAACQTIGLYTHYFCLMATVGQIGALLLWQWWQHPTKKRPTKMFWVPVAFVVSTIGFTYAPWIATIVSHVTRPETNWMKPFEPSFVTFLAPLWQLPIGWLSMIVAFPVEGQPLWVVIPTAIFTIGFGGWIVYQAYQGLKLLWAESATRDGVMLISVFLSIILIEFFAIIFVLGKDISQVPRYNFIYYPAIALLLGAGLSRQIQPTKLTELSGPFFYLMLVGLLSGLFINTNLAFQKPFRPAEVAGHIAPITPRKAMVVMAYQDYQELALGMGFVLALRDVNPQVKFLFLNRVKGYEPVMKIFPSLPNVDDFWLIGPGLRQKDFPNLAQVGKRRCSRQADRYHRLGLPYQGYKCE, from the coding sequence ATGCGTCTTCTTGCTCGCCGCCCCCAACTACTCTTACTCACCGTTTTAATCGTTGGCCTGATCCTACGCTTCCTCAACCTGACGGGCAAGCCGCTCTGGATGGATGAAGTCATCACCAGTATTTTTAGCCTGGGACAAACCTATGACGCGATTCCAATCGGCAAGACCCAAACAGTGGCGGAACTCACAAAATTTCTCAGCTTTAACGCCAACGCAACCTGTCAAGACATCACCACCAATGTGATGACCCAATCTGTGCATCCGCCAGTATTCTTCTGCGCCATGCACCACTGGCTCAACCTCATGCAAAACACGGGCATTAACCTCGTGTGGCAATTGCGATCGATGGCTGCTCTGCTGGGAGTAGCGGCGATCAGCATCGCCTATGCGATCGGTCGCAAGGCATTTCGGTCAAACCGCATTGGGCTGGCGAGTGGTGGGGTTATGGCCGTTTCGCCCTTTGCCATTTACCTATCGCAGGAAGCCCGACATTACACCTTGCCCATGTTGATTGTAATGCTGGGTTTACTATCCCTAATTCACATTCAGCAAGACTGGCAGCAGGGCAAAATTAATCCCCTCATTTGGGTCGGCTGGGCGGCTTGCCAAACTATCGGACTCTATACACACTACTTCTGCCTCATGGCGACCGTTGGGCAAATTGGCGCACTTCTCCTGTGGCAATGGTGGCAACATCCAACCAAAAAACGCCCAACGAAAATGTTTTGGGTGCCCGTGGCATTTGTGGTGTCAACGATCGGCTTTACCTACGCACCTTGGATCGCGACGATCGTGAGCCATGTCACCCGGCCCGAAACCAACTGGATGAAACCGTTTGAACCGAGTTTCGTGACGTTTCTCGCGCCACTTTGGCAATTGCCGATCGGTTGGCTGAGTATGATTGTGGCGTTTCCCGTCGAGGGACAACCGTTATGGGTGGTAATCCCAACGGCAATCTTTACGATCGGCTTTGGTGGATGGATTGTGTATCAGGCATATCAGGGCTTGAAATTGTTGTGGGCCGAGTCGGCAACCCGTGATGGGGTAATGCTAATCAGTGTTTTTCTAAGTATTATCCTAATTGAGTTTTTTGCGATCATTTTTGTATTGGGGAAAGACATTTCGCAGGTACCTCGCTACAATTTCATTTACTATCCCGCGATTGCCTTACTACTGGGTGCCGGACTATCGCGGCAAATTCAACCAACCAAGCTGACTGAATTGTCTGGTCCGTTTTTCTATTTGATGCTGGTGGGATTACTCAGCGGATTATTTATTAATACAAATTTGGCGTTTCAGAAACCGTTTCGTCCTGCGGAAGTTGCCGGTCATATCGCCCCCATCACGCCACGCAAAGCGATGGTCGTCATGGCCTACCAAGACTATCAGGAGTTAGCACTAGGGATGGGCTTCGTACTGGCCCTGCGGGACGTGAATCCCCAAGTGAAGTTTTTGTTTCTCAATCGGGTGAAAGGCTATGAGCCGGTGATGAAGATTTTTCCGAGTTTACCGAATGTTGATGACTTTTGGTTGATTGGACCAGGTCTACGCCAAAAGGACTTTCCCAATCTCGCCCAAGTTGGTAAACGACGCTGTAGTCGGCAGGCCGATCGTTATCATCGACTGGGGCTACCGTACCAGGGCTATAAATGTGAATAA